In Monodelphis domestica isolate mMonDom1 chromosome 1, mMonDom1.pri, whole genome shotgun sequence, the sequence cttgtcctcctagagaaacctgtccttgtcaaactgacccacaggtgcaaaattcaactagaggcctgtttcctctaagagaagtacctgaaataggacgaaatggggatgtggtgactttaagacataggataccgtttactccccaagaaataaatgaatttacacgaaatatccccacatatgaacaagatccttttctagtaacaaaaaagatgggagacatattttttcaatataatccgtcttacaaggacgttgagagcttactacaggcttttttaagtgaacgtgaaaaaaataaaataattgctcatgtcaacaaaacccgggggcgtaatgcagcacattggccatctcaggatcccgaatgggactataataatcctgaggactatctacaactataccgttgtagagaggccatcctcacggccatgaaggaatgtgcggacagtacagataagtggatggaactggaaaaaattaagcaaaaggaaaacgaaacaccctccagatttatggacagaattatcgagtttggggacagatacttagattgggacttaaataaagagaatagtttaagacaagttagaagaatctttgtaaataattcttgcaaagtaattaaaaattattttaaaacacaatgcccaagatggtcagatatggaccttgaagaattgcgaaaaacagctatatatgtttttaagggaaacgaagaaaaggagaaagagattaatgatgacatggaggaaatgaagaaaaaaatgagatgtgtaatagataggataactaaattagaaagtgggcatgataatgaaccaacgacaattgcccctctccagaaatccaattatcaatccattacttgccacttctgtgagaagaagggccacaaaatgatggaatgtagaacctttcttaagatgtttggaaggaatacacagtttaataatggttttagaaataataactatagaaattatgataatggttatagaaaccagaattctagaaattataataatgactatggaaataactataatgaatatagaaataagaactttagaaaccagaattatagaaataggaattgggaatttaatgacaatgctcaaattgaagaaaattttaatgataatactcaacaatatatgagaaatggcgctcgtccaaaaattactcgaggtactaatgaccctcagagaggtgcccttcaggggggtgcccaaggaatatcccaaacacaatgatggtgcccggggggggctggggcacaggaatcagaggatacaacctttgatttcccagaccctgatgtcctactacccgttgtccctatccactgccctccccatactaatgaaccccatgttaacttaaaagtgggtaacacctattatgattgtctattagacaccggagcttcctggtctgtattaaagagaacacctgatttacaatgttattctattggctcagagaatgtaatgggagtatcaggaataacccaaagagttaaaagacttcctcctagaatggtgtctgtaggacccctagaggtacaacactccttccttttgatgcctgactcccctttaaatttgctggggagggaccttctatgcaaactcagagccacaataacctgctccccagatggctcattatcattagaagtaccagaggaatctttaaatttactccctgtacttctctctgaaaaccaggaggcaaaagaaccttccatttttgaaatacctaaagatataccggagtctctttgggccacatcttctactgatgtaggcttacttaaatctgctgttcctgtgcagataaaaactaaatctagcccacctccttctatccctcagtatcccctctcaaaggaggcaattgagggtattacaccagttattaactcattaatagaacagggaataataatcccttgcaaatctgaatacaacacgcccatcctgccaattaaaaaaccaaaaaaaggacccgatggcaagcacatctatagattcgtacaggatctaagggcagtgaataatcatgttataaagagacactccgtagtttctaacatacatactattatttcatctattcctagcacagctacatactttacagtagtagacttgtgttcagctttcttttccataccaatacatgaaaactccaggcatatttttgctttcacctggaagggctcacaatatacctggtgtcggctgccacagggttatgtcgaaagtccgagcttatttgagcaaattttgagccaagacacagacaatataacatttaaaaatagcaaattaatcaaatatgtagatgatctactcttggcttcaacagatgcagaaacatgtcaagaagatagcaaacaccttcttttggaattgcacaaaagaggacataaaatctctaaggataaagttcaatggtgtctccaaaaagtagaatatttgggattcatcttgactgcgggtgctcgttatatttctccaaaacgaattgagaacattcaaaaattgagtgctcctaccactaagaaacagctgagagcaattttaggagcaacagggttttgtagacaatggattccttgctatggggaaatcactaaaccccttatagcattaacaaaggattcagttcctgaacccctcaaattagagcctgaacacttgtcagctctaacagatctgaaaaaggctatcatgtctgcccctgctctaggcatcccagattacaacaagccatttactttatatgtgcatgagcgaagaggagtagcctctggtgtgttaactcagactttgggaccttctcagcgcccaattgcttattattctgcccaactagacccagtagcagcaggagcaccaccatgccttagaggagtagctgctacagccttactagtaacaaaaaccgttgatttagtattgggatgtccattaacaataatgtgcccacatgagattgaagcattattggtaaaacatagaacacaggcattctcggatcagagaattacaaggtatgaaataaccttattaaatagtgaaaatattaccttgaaacgctgttcaactcttaaccctgccaccttgcttccagatttacctacttcaggagaaccactacataactgtgaaacattagtgtccatggcagaaaagcctcgagataatctcttggacactcccttagacaatgcagatttgattttatttaccgatggttcctcttttatgagggatggcatacgttacactggagctgccgtagtctcagaatttgccactgaatggtcagcttcactaccttctaacattagcgctcaaggagcagaactcatagctctaaaacaagcttgtataattgccaaggataaaaaggcaacaatttatacagattctagatatgctttcggcatttgtcactcagtcgggatgctatggctccaaagaggatttttaacctcagctggaaaatccatagctaatgcagaaattattaatgaagttctttctgctctcaaactgcctaaagccctagctgtagttcattgctctgcccatacaggtggctctgaccctgtctctagaggaaatgaccgagcagatgccgctgcaaaactagcagccatagaaggacctggattaattttaacattaacaaccactgataatttaaatttatcactctcctataatgaaaaggaagtggaaaaatggaaacaaaaatttaaagcaaaacaaattaatggagtatgggtgtcacctgaaggaaaacccctgctccctagaagtttctataaccaaatttgccaatctattcataaaaatggtcattttggcacccagggcatcgtggactctgtcaagagagtatggatagcccctggtataactactgtagcctctaaagtatgttcagcctgccctatttgccaggcatataaccaacatgcatatcgtggaaaagcctttgggggacgtcctctggcttacacaccttttgaacatctacagatagatttcattacaatgccaaaagctggacgttataaattttgtctagtaattgtagatcaactaaccagatggccggaagcatttcctacgacccgagccacagcagattttgttgcaaagatacttttaaaagaaattattcctcgttttggcctaccagcacgtattgactccgatagagggagtcattttaccgattctgtcttaaatcaaatatattcttgcttggggataactccaaaattccatgttccatatcacccccagagctcaggccaagtggagaggatgaataaagaacttaagactatgattggcaaattatgcactgagacccatttaaaatggcctgaaattctccctctggccctattttatcttagaagcaggcctagaggagacttacatatttcaccatttgagatgctttttggacatccgcctatacaggctaagcctttctccccggcttatacatcgctattagggggagatattactattgcttcctatatacaggagttacagcacaaactacgtgaacttcatgaatctggagctgcagtacaagctggaccattagacttttctctgcatgacctgaacccaggagataaagtttatatcaagaatttcaagcgaactggagcaactgaaccttcctgggaaggaccattccaaatattattaactactccaacatctataaagattggagaaagagactcttggattcactgctcacatgtgaagaaagcatcttctgctgagactgattgactctatcctatcatatgaattgtgactctatcttatcatataaattggagataataatccatagacaaatggatgcttcttttttctttcaagaatatattgaattactgattttttttctcattttttgtactgaaggtacacataattaatattaatattttttccctacagtaatacaagttaatatatatactcttgctataatatcaatatatgcctaaaagctttaaactatgggaacctgccatttattaataaaatattataggactgtgattaatgtttgtgtctgattccaggaaaagggataaaaacaaggagcacagactaaacctgaatagtgccaatagagcacactagaaatattaaagtgagactcgaggttgcgacgcttaacttatgtttaagtcgtaggacttccttgtatctacactcttttcgaagtactcaaacaagtacaaagcttgactatcatgctggctacctatatccctgaggaaaaaaatcagacaagggaatgacatttccccatcaaaataaaattctaattcttttcttcttatattatggcaacttcctgtagtcttggctacaaatggctaagtgaaatattactgcattctgtcctacatacttgtgggatagaaattactttaaattggacctatacaaggtctattttgaatttttcttatgtttttgattatttttctattcttttgataattgacacatacacccccataactgaacattgcattctgagctaaacttgatatattttttttaaatacttacttcaggggggattgtattttaatttaaaatctaagaatttttgaattttttttgtttgagattgtatttttataaaaatccaagacttttgtttaagattttactgttataaaaaaattcaaagattttgattttgttcgagaaaagatcttcaagaaagaagcttgaaacttttatatccagagaatgaactgttgcagaaagatgccaaaaacctacacttcatcaagaagatcaagaatgaactttggatgtgattgattggactgaacttttgattgaacatttattgtaacatttatgccaaaagggactgcccctaatttggctttctgtcaatgcgcctagcaaacattggttttgctttcttttcttttctatttcctctctcactattctaatttctcttagaaaattgaatattgtgtatatctttagttagaagtgaatttagaactacaaaatgattatgttaaatgatcaatggggagactagtctcccaatgatcatcaggggggattgtaaacctcaaatttccttagacttataattgttgaaaatttcaccattgggatatttcatacttggaaaatttcttactgatagtctattggaatgggaactccattggcatgggaggttccttctcttcccttcttaagattactttaggacagaaaccctttgctgaacaatggaaaggactttgacctatgcttaagcatagaacaggaatttctttgagtcttaattgatttagaattgatacaatggagatacttggaatcaatctccaccctattcagtcctaataggattgagtaagggctgcagcctagatcaaaatttaattattccaatctctaccatactcaagttaacaggatttagaaagggctgtagcaaaggagtatagatttaatcatttgaaaaatatgaccttcaaaagacatgtgcaaaagccagaaacctctgggcggtcctgggttaagcgagagcctccattgacagggaaattgatgaagagtgattggtagatgtgaggaatgaggggaggcaacttggatggtgtccttaaagataggagggtctggagactggggagAGAGGTTGGagttttgggtcggtgtggttcctgggctctgaggaagcttgctctgaaggaagctgaaggtgggggcctctgagactgtttctccattttggacacgtgagtgaaagggactgatctcttttctttgccccagctatctaagggcttgggccttttggcccagcctaaacagaaggggtatttaagccctattcccttctctcccctttctctctctatatatatatctctaattcctttcttgctcctattgtaattaaactccaaaaaaggctgacggctgacttgagtttttcatttaggaattacatagctgattccttggcgaccttaaattaatatatatcagtcttttaaagtgattcccttgtaacaaggggcagctgggtggctcagaggatcgggagccaggcctagagaagatctgggtttaaatatgagttccgtgtgaccctgggcaagccacttaatccttaccacttctgtcttagaaccaatatgcagtatcaagtctaagaaggtaatggtttaaaaaaaaatcataagaaatGTTGTTCAGTCAGAGTTGAAATATATTagcgggcagctgggtagctcagtggattaagagccaggcctagagacgggaggtcctaggttcaaatctggcctcagacacttcccagctgtgtgaccctgggcaagtcacttgacccccattgtctagcacttaccactcttctgcattggagccaataaagagtactgactccaagatggaagataagggtttaaaaaaaaaagaataaatcttcCAATTTCCCTCATTCCACATTGCTACTTTCCAAGTAGCACCTATAGTAGCAACAAGAATATTACAGTAGTAGCCCATGGAAGTATAAGGATGCAATGACAATAAGGCCACAAAGACTGTGACCTACAAACTGTGGAAGAGGAGGATGATGAGAGCTATAGTAGGAAAAAGTCATTAGTTAATTCACTAAACTGGGAAGTCATTCAGAATGCTTTTTCTGACctttaatttaagaaatttaCAAATTTAGAATTCTATTAAGTGAGTTCCCATATTTTAGAAGATGCTTCTATTAAGACTTAGTATGCGGGGGGAAGACTTAATGGACTAGCCTCTAAATCTTTGGGTTTAAGAGAATGAGGAAGACCAGATTTGTAGAGTTATAGGGCATGACAGAATAGGATATATTAGGTAGACTATAGGTTAAGAGAGTCTaggggagaattttttttcctctcagtaGTTATTtattgtgattctgggcaagttctTTAACATCTTTCAGACTCAATTTACTCATTTCTAAAGTAAGAATATTAACCCATTTCCCCAGGTTCTTATGAGGATTGAGTGATAAAATATATGGAAAGCACCTGTAAACTTAAAGGGATAGACTATTTTGTTATGCTATTACTTTTGTCATTGCTTCTCTCCTCTTTCAGCTTTCAAAGATTTTTACAAAACATATCTTCACCTGAAAAAACTACTTACAATTTCTGATGGCTTGCccctgagaaaagaaaaaaaaaaaacaaacaaacccaaacatGTTCCTTAAATATGTAAGTCAGTTATAAACTCCACAAATTCATTCATAATATTGACTTTGTGGAGTTTATAACTGAtgattgtgtatatctatagttagaagtgcatttagaactacaaaatgattatgttaaatgatcaatggggagactagtctcccaatgatcatcaggggggattgtaaaccttaaaatttcttagacttataaatgttggaaatttcaccattgggaaatttcatacttgaaaaatttcctactgatagtctattggaatgtgaacccccttggcatgggagggtcctcctcctccttacttaagtttactttaggacagaaaccttttgctaaacaatggaaagggttttgacctatgcttaagcatagaacaggaagttctttgagtcatgattgattttagaattgatacaatagagatacttggaatgacagaaccaggtcttggaacttccaatctccaccctactcagggtaacaggatttaggaagggctgcagcaaaggatcaagatttaattatttgagaatatgaccttcaacagacatgtgcaaagccacagacctctgggaggtcctgggttaagctagagtcaccattgacacagggaagacatggacagtgattggtagatgtgagaactgaggggagggaacttggatggtttccttaaagatagcagggtctgaggactgaggtgggttggagaggttttgctctgagaggttgtgctctgagaagcttgctctgaaggaagctggaggtggagtcCCCTGagatgtttctccattttggtcacgtgagtgatagggactgatctcttttctttgcctcagctatctaagggcttgggccttttggcccagcctaaacagagggggtatttaagccctattcccttctctcccctttctctctctctctctctctctctctctctctctctctctctctctctctctctctctctctcatacctttcttcctcctgtttgtaattaaaaactccataaaaggttgactactgacttgagttttcatttaggaattacatagctgaattccttggctacctaaattaatatatatcagtcttttaaagtgatttccttgtcacacttccTTCTGTAGAAACCTGGTCAAGTCATGCCTTTGCTCAAAACTTTTTAGAGGTTTCCTACTGTCTATCAAGTAGAACCCAAATTTAGTCTTGCATTTAAGATCCTCCAAAACCTACCATTATAATATCTTGCCTACCTCTCAAACTATTCTCCAGAATGTATGTCACATTCCAGTAACAAAAGACTACTTTACTGTCCCCCCTCATATCTTTGTTCACACTGTTACCTTCTCCTGGAATCCTTTATCTTCTCCTCCCTGTCTCTGCCTACTGAACTACtactcatttttaaaagtccaaCCCAAATGCTACTTCTTATAGATAGCCTTTCTTGATTTTCAGAACCAAAGCTAGTAATGACTTTTTCCCCTATGGACCTTTGGGCCATTTTGCTCATGCactcatcatataatattttttgtTAAGTTATTTGTGATGTGCAATATATCTCCCTTTACTAGGACAGAGACTTTGTCTAATCTAACCTATCATTTCCCTCATACTTAGCACAGTTCTCTTGCAGATAATAGGCACTtagcaaatgtttgttgagttgaactgaattgatATGTTATCCAAAAAGTGAACTAAATGGCTTTATAGCTTTCTTATACGTGCTTGCTCTCCACCTGAATCAAgtagttcttttaaaatttaaagattcctttgAAGCTAgttttctcccaaacaaatttcCCCAGTCACCTAATTTCCCTCTATATAATTGTAAGTTAAGTTTAAAATGCTATCTCCTACATGAAGCATTTCCTAACCAGCTGTAAGGGGTGATAACTTAAACTAAGTACCCAACACACTGGCACTTCATTCTTCagttgtattttatatatacaatgtTCAAGCATTTATTCTAGAATTTTTAATAGTATATCTTCAATTTAGTGAAAAAACTCTTAAAAGAAAGTTGTAGTGTCTTCTTTATGTTCTCACCTCACAGTGAATAACACAACACTATACATTTGTGggagttgggggagggagaaagagatcaatAGAGGAATACCCCTCTTAGTATCACCCAATCAATATTACTTTGCAGAACATCATTATAGTAGGGATTTGCAATGCTACATTGGTGATGGGTATAATATGCTTCAGCTGATCATCCAGGATAAAAATTGTATAGTCATCAGTGATACAAGTTAGCATTTCAGGTTCAAGGACACTAACTTCCCAAAGATCAATCTGCTTACTGTTGTAACACTGTAAGGAACATCCTTATGGATTtcctagttttttattttaattatgctaatttcattgttttatttaacAATTATTACCAGGATAAAGATTATATACCCTAAAGTCTCTACCAATATTTGTCTTAAGCTTTCAAAGTCTGAATTCTGGCTGCCCAAAAAAGTATTTCCCATTTATGACATTTTCTATGAGGCTAACTATACAGAAatatactggatttggaatcaaagaacctTGCTTCAAATTCACACTCATATTTTTTAACACCTAtttaatcctgggaaagtcagcTTCTCAGGATCTCAACTTTTTCAATGGTAcaatcaatagccaggactagaggatctctaaggtcctttccagttttaaattctATAACTCCATAGTGTTTCACTGTAACAAGTTTTCATGGAATCAATTAAGGCAACAGATGGGGATGTGTTCAGTGAGGGTACTTCCTCTGAAAACTCATGATCTAAAATATGGGGCAGGTGATATCCATTTTGTCCATATAAAGTTATTCActaaatttcttctattttccccAAATAATGTCCATCAttaaatttctagttctttaacaCAGTCAAGTCTCTTAGGCTATAGCTAACTATAAAAGCTTTATTCTatggattttatttaaaagacctaaacatatatttttaagcctttttcattttaaatctctAAGTATCACTTTGTGTTAGCATGGAGGTATACCATGCTTTGCCCCAGTGTTTTCAAAGACTCCCAGATTCATCTTATTTCATCTAAACATACCTCTTCTAGAAGTCGTGGATCCAGGCAATCTCCATCATCATTAAACAAAGAGTCCCAGCTCTCCTCTGTAGGAACATTTCCATCATTGGAGGAAGGATAAGGAGCTTTTGGTTCCAGTTGTCTGGCAGAAGATACAGTATATTCTACTTTCCCAGAGACATCTTCCTCATCTGTTTTGAACTCTTCACCAGCTCTCAAATTATGAAAAGACTCTGTGAAATCATCTGCACAATCCAGATTACTGCTCGAAGCCTCGTTAGAAAACGATTCTGTCTTATCTAACACACAGAGTCCGGAGTCCAAACCAGAACCATGATTGCTGTATGCTGTCTTCTCTATAGGTATTACAGAGGTACAATCTGACAAATCCTTCACTAGTCTTCCCATTGACTCCTGACAACTGGATAAATTATCTTCAGAGTGACTGTCTTTACAAACAGTCAAGCTGCTTGAGCTTTCATCTCCACACTCTAAACTGTTGGCTACTACAAGAGGGGTTATGTAAGTACTTACTCCCATACAGTCTAGCAAACTGTTTACGCTGCTACAAGCCTGTTCAGTGATTCCGCCCACAACTGCTGAGTTGCTGCCCACACTTGTCTCATCAGTTCCATCATCTGTAACGCTCATACATGCCTGGTCGGTAATGTCACTGTCATCCTCAGGCTCTTTACCTGGAGATGATTCATCAGCTACAGCACTTGAATGGTCAGGTTCATAACACATGTGTGACTCATAAGCAGGGTCACCATTCTTCTCAGACTCTCCACTCATGCATGTTAGATCCGCAATGTCAATGGCATTCTCTAATTTACTGACTGTGTGCATGTGATTAGACAGAGGATCCCCTATCTCGGATAGGCTAGCTCTATTTTTCTGATCCAAGATGCCAGCTGTACTACTGAGGAACATTGGATCACTGAGGTCACTGACATTTTTAGGTCCGCTGACTGTGCATGCTTGAAAGATGACATCCTCTGGGCTCCCCTGACTAGCAATGCTCTTTATATTTTCAGTTTGGGGCTTTGGTATGTCACCTGTTGTATGGACAATTTCTTGTACAATTTCAGAAGGCGAGTTTAGCTTTGTGGGTGCCAGCACATAGTCAGGATTCAAAAGAGACTTGCCATTCTCAGACTCATCGAAAAACTGAGAACCAGACACTGTCTCTACTACCCTACAATTAGTACTAACAGTGCTTTCCAATTCTTCTACATAACTCATCCCACTTAGttctttctttctgaaatcacatAATCTCATGCTTTGGAATTGTTTAGTGGGAGCCTGATTCTCATAGATTTCTGTACTAGACTGTGATATAAGTAATGCTTGTGGTACTGTCATATTGCTGGCTTTGGAATctatatatttctcttctttctttggtttaaaatgtatttgtgaaGGTACTTTGGAAAAACTACTAGGATTTGGGATCTTTTGTTGATTTTTGTCGAACATTTCTTTGGACTCTGGAGTTCCCTTTGGAGTATGGaattttcctctgtttctttctttcaagtATGTACCTTTTTTTGACTTtgaattatttctctttccatccctATCCTTGTGTTCTTGTCTGCTAGGACTACTACTAGGTCTTTGAAGTTCAGAACTGACTCTGAAGATATCATTCTTTGGAGGCAGATGACTTTCTTCTTGCCCTTGATTCACTCCAGCATTCAGATGCTTATAGCTTATTTCCTGATGATCTGATATGGGAAGCACTGAACCCCGTCGAGCTTTGGGTACATAAAGGGCCATATCTGGCTTTCTGGCCCGAGGTCTGCATCTCTCAGCATCAGGCTGCATGATACCACCTTAATCTGCAAGAAAAAGAATAGTTTAGTTCACATTGATTAGCTATTAGATATAAGGCAAAGTTATGTTATCCCTTCCCCATTCTcgaggtattttttaaaaataatctaaggTCAGTAGCTTATTTACATAAATAAAGGCTGAGAGGgtaggagaaaaggggagaaaaaatcaTTAATCAAGCATACaacaatttaaaacaattctaaatTAATCCAGGAATTCATGAATTATACCtctgactttcttttcttcttcaaaattcCTTTGCTCTACTTTATATTTCCTGCTCAAAACATAGAAACACTTTTTCTTCCATGGTTCTTTCAACTTTTGAACAACTTAGCTTACTTGTGATTGTATAGATCCCTATTGAGATCCCTCAATAGATCCCTATTG encodes:
- the R3HCC1L gene encoding coiled-coil domain-containing protein R3HCC1L, whose product is MQPDAERCRPRARKPDMALYVPKARRGSVLPISDHQEISYKHLNAGVNQGQEESHLPPKNDIFRVSSELQRPSSSPSRQEHKDRDGKRNNSKSKKGTYLKERNRGKFHTPKGTPESKEMFDKNQQKIPNPSSFSKVPSQIHFKPKKEEKYIDSKASNMTVPQALLISQSSTEIYENQAPTKQFQSMRLCDFRKKELSGMSYVEELESTVSTNCRVVETVSGSQFFDESENGKSLLNPDYVLAPTKLNSPSEIVQEIVHTTGDIPKPQTENIKSIASQGSPEDVIFQACTVSGPKNVSDLSDPMFLSSTAGILDQKNRASLSEIGDPLSNHMHTVSKLENAIDIADLTCMSGESEKNGDPAYESHMCYEPDHSSAVADESSPGKEPEDDSDITDQACMSVTDDGTDETSVGSNSAVVGGITEQACSSVNSLLDCMGVSTYITPLVVANSLECGDESSSSLTVCKDSHSEDNLSSCQESMGRLVKDLSDCTSVIPIEKTAYSNHGSGLDSGLCVLDKTESFSNEASSSNLDCADDFTESFHNLRAGEEFKTDEEDVSGKVEYTVSSARQLEPKAPYPSSNDGNVPTEESWDSLFNDDGDCLDPRLLEELSGSLKNRTSLQEPRFDYFNYEPPEIDISDCELPHVIEIYDFPQEFRTEDLLRVFCSYQKKGFDIKWVDDTHALGVFSSPITARDALSSKHMMVKIRPLSQATRAAKAKARACAEFLQPAKARPETSAALARRLVISALGVRSQRTKAERDAELKKLQEAREKKRLEAKQREDIWEGRDQATV